One region of Chryseobacterium sp. SORGH_AS_0447 genomic DNA includes:
- a CDS encoding TonB-dependent receptor domain-containing protein → MKTQILIAAIFFSGFTFAQEKKQDTVKTKSIEAVTLTKQVFKKQSDRFVYDVASSPVAKGNTTFDLLKQTPLLSTTDDKTFKIVGKNNVLIYINGRKSNMDSESLTQFLKNTPAENIQKIEVITIPGSEYQVESSDGIINIVLKKKMSDGTSGNMRMSNTQNKYNASNASFSVNYRKDKLGINANLSGGENINPQSYVLRNGIGQVRNESVGNIDDPNKNLGGYLNIDYQLTEKSNLALSWNSWANKSYNSTIDLLNTLTMPDDKGILETSYTKTKNKEDARNYNNSVNLNYEVKLDSLGSKFNANAAYLIYKRFQYSDNNTMISDVQGSTSGFSRTGKKIIQNIPQIVNNFSGTVDYIQKFKNDFTFSAGGNFNKTKTDNDTKNYNYAYDYDKNTGILKGIKSQTDFNHFIYDENIYGLYITFEKKFSDKFSGKLGARYEITNSLGTADSRKDDVPSNQEIKQNYQNLLPYLSFSYAINDKNNISYAFSSRMGRPSFWELNPVRNIITEDNYTQNNPFVKASSNYNQELTYMYKNSYFLILNHTYEKDQITQVPLQKKYVDNNGMERVRLAYIRTNFGDKQEMSAMLGIQKSLFKQYLTMNFNAGIQHNINKGTLNTDPTTGEVFDTYINNRKSTSLVINSNNTLRLDKNKTWFLGVNFFYVDKQQIELGVLKNLMSLDLSIKKNWNDWTFAVNVNDVLRTNIVEIEDYQSNGNYNYIKNDMYRRNITVSLTYNFGNKKVKKVRDIESASDAIKNRTR, encoded by the coding sequence ATGAAAACTCAAATTCTTATTGCCGCCATATTTTTCAGTGGATTCACTTTTGCCCAGGAAAAAAAACAGGATACTGTAAAAACAAAAAGTATAGAAGCCGTTACGCTTACAAAACAGGTTTTTAAAAAACAAAGCGACCGTTTTGTGTATGATGTAGCCTCTTCTCCGGTAGCGAAAGGCAACACAACCTTTGATCTTCTAAAGCAGACTCCCCTGCTCTCGACTACCGACGACAAGACCTTTAAGATTGTAGGAAAGAACAATGTGCTGATTTATATTAACGGCAGAAAAAGCAATATGGATTCCGAATCTCTGACGCAGTTCCTGAAAAATACCCCCGCAGAAAACATCCAGAAAATAGAAGTCATTACGATTCCCGGAAGCGAATACCAGGTGGAATCTTCAGACGGGATCATCAATATTGTGTTGAAGAAAAAAATGAGTGACGGAACCAGCGGAAACATGAGAATGTCTAATACGCAGAATAAATACAATGCCAGCAACGCCAGCTTCTCCGTGAATTACAGAAAAGATAAGCTTGGAATTAACGCTAATCTGAGCGGCGGGGAAAATATCAATCCGCAGTCTTATGTATTGAGAAACGGAATCGGCCAGGTAAGAAACGAATCGGTAGGAAATATCGATGATCCTAACAAAAACCTTGGAGGCTACCTGAATATCGATTATCAACTGACAGAAAAAAGCAATCTTGCACTTTCCTGGAATTCCTGGGCTAATAAAAGCTATAATTCAACCATCGACTTATTAAACACGTTAACTATGCCTGATGATAAGGGGATTCTTGAGACCAGTTATACGAAGACTAAAAACAAGGAAGATGCGAGAAATTATAACAATTCGGTAAATTTAAATTATGAAGTAAAACTCGATTCTCTGGGAAGTAAATTCAATGCCAATGCGGCTTATCTTATTTACAAAAGATTTCAGTATTCCGACAACAACACCATGATTTCTGATGTTCAGGGCAGCACATCCGGCTTTTCGAGAACAGGGAAAAAGATCATCCAGAACATTCCGCAAATTGTAAACAACTTTTCGGGAACAGTAGATTATATTCAAAAGTTTAAAAATGACTTCACATTTTCTGCCGGAGGTAATTTTAATAAGACTAAAACCGATAACGACACCAAGAATTACAATTACGCCTATGATTATGATAAAAACACCGGCATCCTGAAAGGTATAAAAAGCCAAACCGATTTTAATCATTTTATTTATGATGAAAATATTTACGGCCTCTACATCACATTTGAAAAGAAATTTTCCGATAAGTTTTCCGGAAAATTGGGTGCCCGATATGAGATCACCAACAGCCTGGGAACAGCAGACAGCCGGAAAGATGATGTTCCGTCGAATCAGGAAATCAAACAGAACTATCAGAACCTGCTTCCTTATCTGAGTTTCAGTTATGCTATTAATGACAAGAATAATATTTCTTATGCATTTTCCAGCAGGATGGGAAGGCCAAGTTTTTGGGAACTGAATCCGGTAAGGAATATTATTACAGAAGACAATTACACACAGAACAACCCTTTTGTAAAGGCATCTTCGAACTATAATCAGGAACTGACCTATATGTACAAAAATTCTTATTTCCTGATCTTAAATCATACCTACGAAAAAGACCAGATCACCCAGGTTCCTTTGCAGAAAAAGTATGTGGATAATAATGGTATGGAAAGGGTAAGACTGGCCTACATCCGGACCAATTTCGGAGACAAGCAGGAAATGTCGGCCATGCTGGGAATTCAGAAATCACTGTTCAAACAATACCTGACGATGAATTTTAATGCAGGAATCCAGCATAATATCAACAAAGGAACTTTAAATACAGATCCTACGACAGGAGAAGTTTTCGACACTTACATCAACAACAGAAAATCTACCAGTCTTGTTATTAACAGTAATAATACCCTGCGTCTCGATAAAAATAAAACATGGTTTCTGGGCGTCAACTTCTTCTACGTAGACAAGCAGCAGATCGAGCTGGGTGTTCTGAAAAATTTAATGAGCCTCGACCTGAGCATCAAGAAAAACTGGAACGACTGGACTTTTGCCGTAAATGTAAATGATGTCCTGAGGACCAATATTGTGGAAATTGAGGACTACCAGAGCAACGGCAACTATAATTACATTAAAAACGACATGTACAGAAGAAACATCACGGTAAGCCTTACCTACAATTTCGGAAACAAAAAGGTGAAAAAGGTAAGAGATATTGAAAGCGCTTCGGATGCTATTAAAAACAGAACAAGATAA
- a CDS encoding alpha/beta hydrolase: MKKQAFIYISLFLLILSGCRQKTIELGKGISFKAEQNISYGKDTAQKMDLYIPDKNADSGNVFIIIHGGGWQGGRKSQLTSFTFDLMKKFPHTIFVNLEYRLASSTRFALPDQTDDIKTAMTYVEKKLKIKPKYILLGNSAGGHLSMLYAYHYDQEKKVKAVVNIVGPADLNDPGFKNYDDYAFLEKHLINPKLVDGKLSLMDFGNPVHWITPASAPTLSYYGTADHVVPVSQKKILDSVLTRNKVYHASYEFNGDHVGWERPPHASFLVGKIEDFLETVDKK, from the coding sequence ATGAAAAAGCAGGCCTTCATTTACATAAGCCTCTTCCTGTTGATCCTATCAGGCTGCCGGCAAAAAACGATTGAGCTAGGAAAAGGCATTTCTTTTAAAGCAGAGCAGAATATTTCTTACGGAAAAGACACTGCTCAAAAAATGGATCTCTATATTCCGGATAAGAATGCAGATTCCGGGAATGTATTCATCATTATTCACGGTGGCGGCTGGCAGGGCGGAAGAAAATCTCAGCTCACCAGTTTTACATTTGATCTGATGAAAAAGTTTCCTCACACTATTTTCGTAAATCTTGAGTACCGGCTGGCTTCATCCACCCGTTTTGCGCTTCCGGACCAAACCGACGATATAAAAACGGCGATGACGTATGTTGAGAAAAAGTTAAAAATCAAACCCAAATATATTCTTCTCGGAAACAGTGCCGGCGGTCACCTTTCAATGTTGTATGCTTATCATTATGATCAGGAAAAGAAAGTAAAAGCTGTTGTTAACATCGTAGGACCGGCAGACCTGAATGATCCCGGATTTAAAAATTACGACGATTATGCTTTTTTGGAAAAGCACCTCATCAATCCTAAACTAGTTGATGGTAAGCTTTCATTGATGGACTTCGGAAACCCGGTTCATTGGATTACACCAGCCTCTGCGCCCACCCTTTCCTATTACGGTACGGCTGATCATGTGGTTCCGGTTTCCCAAAAAAAGATTCTGGATTCGGTTTTAACCAGAAATAAGGTTTATCATGCATCGTATGAATTTAACGGAGACCATGTGGGATGGGAGCGACCGCCTCATGCATCGTTTCTAGTTGGGAAGATTGAAGACTTTCTTGAAACGGTGGATAAAAAATAA
- a CDS encoding discoidin domain-containing protein — protein sequence MQKYFLMFMLLFGMMGMKAQEKTYCNPINIDYGYTPFEVFSKQGKHRATADPVIVNFKNKLFLFSTNQEGYWYSDDMLDWKFVKRKFLRNNKYIHDLNAPAVWAMKDTLYVFGSTWEQDFPIWKSTNPTKDDWKIAVDTLKVGAWDPAFHYDEDRNKLYLYWGSSNEWPLLGTEVKVNTLQSEGFVKPIVKLKPEDHGWERFGEYNDNVFLQPFVEGAWMTKHNGKYYMQYGAPATEFSGYSDGVYVSNKPLEGFEYQQHNPFSYKPGGFARGAGHGATFEDNYKNWWHISTIFISTKNNFERRLGIWPAGFDKDDVMYCNTAYGDYPTYLPQYAQGKDFSKGLFAGWMLLNYNKPVQVSSTLGGYHSNYAVDEDIKTYWSAKTGDKGEWFQTDLGEVSTINAIQINYADQDAEFMGKTFGKMHQYKIYGSNDGKKWSVIVDKSKNTKDVPHDYVELEKPAKARFLKMENLKMPTGKFALSGFRVFGKGAGAVPGKVQNFVPLRADPKKYGERRSIWMKWQQNSDADGYVIYWGKSPEKLYGSIMVYGKNEYFFTGADRTDTYYFQIEAFNANGTSERSEIFKSE from the coding sequence ATGCAGAAGTACTTCCTGATGTTCATGTTGCTGTTCGGGATGATGGGTATGAAGGCCCAGGAGAAGACCTATTGTAACCCGATCAATATCGATTACGGCTATACCCCGTTTGAAGTCTTTTCAAAGCAGGGGAAACACCGTGCAACGGCCGATCCGGTGATCGTTAATTTTAAAAACAAGCTCTTCCTTTTTTCAACCAATCAGGAAGGGTATTGGTACAGTGATGATATGCTCGACTGGAAATTCGTGAAAAGGAAATTTCTGAGAAACAACAAATACATTCATGACCTGAATGCACCGGCAGTTTGGGCGATGAAAGATACGCTGTATGTTTTCGGTTCCACCTGGGAACAGGATTTCCCGATCTGGAAAAGCACGAATCCGACCAAAGACGACTGGAAAATAGCAGTAGATACGCTGAAAGTGGGAGCATGGGACCCGGCTTTTCATTATGATGAAGATAGGAATAAATTATACCTGTACTGGGGATCCAGCAACGAATGGCCTTTGCTGGGCACCGAAGTGAAAGTCAATACCCTCCAGTCGGAAGGTTTTGTGAAACCGATCGTTAAATTAAAGCCTGAAGACCACGGCTGGGAGCGCTTTGGGGAATACAACGACAATGTTTTCCTGCAGCCTTTCGTGGAAGGAGCCTGGATGACAAAGCATAACGGGAAATATTATATGCAATATGGAGCACCGGCCACGGAGTTCAGTGGATATTCCGACGGTGTGTATGTCAGCAATAAACCTTTGGAAGGATTCGAATACCAGCAGCACAATCCGTTTTCTTATAAGCCGGGAGGTTTTGCCAGAGGAGCGGGGCATGGTGCCACCTTTGAGGACAACTATAAAAACTGGTGGCATATCTCAACCATTTTTATCTCAACCAAAAATAATTTTGAAAGAAGGCTGGGCATCTGGCCGGCAGGATTCGACAAGGATGATGTAATGTACTGCAATACAGCATATGGTGATTATCCAACCTATCTTCCGCAATATGCGCAGGGAAAAGATTTTTCAAAAGGTCTTTTCGCCGGATGGATGTTGCTTAACTACAACAAGCCCGTTCAGGTATCGTCAACACTTGGCGGTTATCACTCGAATTATGCGGTGGATGAAGATATTAAAACCTATTGGAGTGCAAAAACCGGTGATAAAGGGGAATGGTTTCAGACGGATTTGGGAGAAGTTTCAACCATTAATGCCATTCAGATCAACTATGCCGATCAGGATGCCGAGTTTATGGGTAAAACTTTCGGTAAAATGCATCAGTATAAAATCTACGGTTCCAACGACGGTAAAAAATGGAGTGTGATTGTGGATAAAAGCAAAAATACTAAAGATGTCCCGCATGATTACGTCGAGCTGGAAAAGCCTGCCAAAGCAAGATTCCTGAAAATGGAAAACCTGAAAATGCCGACCGGTAAATTTGCCCTAAGCGGATTCCGGGTTTTTGGAAAAGGAGCCGGTGCAGTTCCTGGGAAAGTTCAGAACTTTGTACCGCTGAGAGCGGATCCTAAAAAGTACGGCGAAAGAAGAAGCATCTGGATGAAATGGCAACAGAATTCCGATGCCGACGGATATGTGATCTATTGGGGAAAATCACCGGAGAAATTATACGGAAGCATTATGGTGTACGGTAAAAACGAATATTTCTTCACAGGAGCCGACAGGACCGATACTTATTATTTCCAGATCGAAGCCTTCAATGCCAACGGCACTTCGGAAAGGTCAGAAATTTTTAAATCAGAATAA
- the ctlX gene encoding citrulline utilization hydrolase CtlX, translating to MQTTDTVLMIEPIAFGFNEETAKNNYFQTEQKGFDIQFKALSEFKMFVEKLRSKGINVITIKDTLDPHTPDSIFPNNWVSFHRDGKVVLYPMFASNRRVERRDDIIETIKEQGFEVAEIDDWSFPETQGHFLEGTGSMIFDHDKKIAYGSVSLRLDENLFREFCEKYGFTPVVFHSFQTVGKERLPIYHTNVMMCVADQFVVICLDCIDNELERSKVIETIKNSGKEIIEISEDQMQQFAGNMLQVQNKDGEKFLIMSETAYQSLTQDQISAIEKYCEIIYSDLNTIEVNGGGSARCMLAEVFLPKK from the coding sequence ATGCAGACAACAGATACCGTATTAATGATAGAGCCAATAGCTTTCGGCTTTAATGAAGAGACCGCAAAAAACAACTATTTTCAGACCGAGCAGAAAGGCTTCGACATCCAGTTTAAAGCTTTGTCCGAGTTTAAGATGTTCGTTGAAAAACTGAGAAGTAAGGGAATCAATGTCATTACCATAAAAGATACCCTAGATCCACATACCCCGGATTCCATTTTCCCAAACAATTGGGTAAGTTTTCACCGGGACGGAAAAGTAGTATTGTATCCTATGTTCGCCTCGAACAGAAGAGTGGAAAGAAGGGATGATATTATTGAAACCATCAAAGAACAAGGATTTGAAGTCGCTGAAATCGACGATTGGTCTTTCCCGGAAACCCAGGGGCATTTTCTGGAAGGTACCGGAAGCATGATCTTCGACCACGATAAAAAGATCGCTTATGGATCGGTTTCTTTAAGGCTGGATGAAAACCTATTTAGAGAATTCTGCGAAAAATATGGTTTTACACCGGTGGTTTTCCACTCATTCCAGACTGTAGGTAAAGAAAGGCTGCCGATTTACCACACCAATGTTATGATGTGCGTGGCGGATCAGTTTGTCGTAATTTGTCTGGATTGTATCGATAATGAGCTGGAGAGAAGCAAAGTCATTGAAACCATTAAAAATTCAGGAAAAGAAATCATCGAAATTTCGGAAGACCAGATGCAGCAGTTTGCCGGAAACATGCTTCAGGTACAGAACAAAGATGGTGAAAAGTTTTTGATCATGAGCGAAACGGCCTATCAATCCTTAACCCAGGATCAGATTTCTGCGATTGAAAAATATTGTGAAATCATCTATTCGGATCTGAATACCATCGAAGTAAACGGAGGCGGAAGTGCGCGCTGTATGCTGGCTGAGGTTTTTCTTCCGAAAAAATAA
- a CDS encoding dimethylarginine dimethylaminohydrolase family protein, with protein MKLNIKNETGRLKSVVLGQPNSMGPVPTLLESYDAKSYYSIENNVYPNESEIIREMNAFEAVLKKYDVEVLRPDIIEDYNQVFARDVAFVIDDKMIISNVIADRADEQEAYKTVFEKVAWRKIINLPETAHIEGGDVIVWDDFLFIGTCFSEDYRNYKTARTNEYAIEILKEYFPKKRIIDLELRKNDKVPYEGILHLDCTFNPIGKDKCIIYKDGFVDESDYRLIIDIFGEENCFHVTAEEMFEMNPNIFSISPEIVVSDKTFTRMNNHLRNEWGMTVVEIPYREISKMGGLLRCSTMPLVRE; from the coding sequence ATGAAACTAAATATAAAAAACGAAACAGGCAGGCTGAAATCAGTGGTTTTAGGGCAGCCCAATTCAATGGGGCCGGTTCCTACGCTGTTGGAAAGCTATGATGCAAAATCCTACTATTCAATCGAAAATAATGTTTATCCGAACGAATCGGAAATCATCCGGGAGATGAATGCTTTTGAAGCAGTTTTAAAAAAGTATGATGTGGAAGTACTGCGCCCGGATATTATTGAAGATTATAACCAGGTTTTTGCCAGGGATGTCGCTTTCGTAATTGATGATAAAATGATTATCTCCAATGTCATTGCAGACCGTGCGGATGAGCAGGAGGCTTATAAAACAGTTTTTGAAAAGGTAGCCTGGAGAAAGATCATCAACCTTCCGGAAACGGCTCATATTGAAGGGGGAGATGTTATTGTATGGGATGATTTCCTGTTTATCGGAACGTGTTTCAGCGAAGACTACAGAAACTATAAAACTGCCAGAACCAATGAGTATGCGATTGAGATCCTGAAAGAATATTTTCCCAAGAAAAGGATCATCGATCTGGAATTAAGAAAAAACGATAAGGTTCCGTATGAAGGGATTCTGCATCTGGACTGTACTTTCAATCCTATCGGTAAAGACAAATGCATCATCTATAAAGACGGATTTGTAGATGAAAGCGATTACCGCCTGATCATTGATATTTTTGGTGAGGAAAACTGTTTCCACGTAACGGCAGAAGAAATGTTTGAAATGAACCCGAATATCTTCTCTATCTCCCCGGAAATCGTAGTTTCAGACAAGACTTTTACCCGAATGAACAATCACCTCCGTAATGAGTGGGGAATGACCGTAGTAGAGATTCCGTACCGCGAGATCTCCAAGATGGGCGGATTGCTGAGGTGTTCTACTATGCCGTTGGTGAGGGAATAA
- a CDS encoding citrate synthase yields the protein MSDNKVILNYDGNSYEYPIVDSTIGDRGIDISKLRDQTGLITLDLGYKNTGATLSEITYLDGDKGELFYRGYPIEQIADKSNFTEVMYLLLQGELPTQDQYNSFESNIKKYNFVAEEMKKIIDAFPRSAHPMGVLSSLTSALTAFNPKAVNVNSKEEMDLAAELMIAKFSHLCAWTYRKTQGLPLNHGDNSLNYVENFYKMTFRMPNQEFEIDPVVVQALDKLLILHADHEQNCSTSTVRMVGSAHTGLFASVSAGVSALWGPLHGGANQAVIEMLELIEKDGGDVNKWVAKAKDKNDSFRLMGFGHRVYKNFDPRAKIIKKAADDILNALGIQDKALDIAMQLERVALEDEYFVERKLYPNVDFYSGIIYRALGIPTEMFTVMFALGRLPGWISQWKEMRMKGDPIGRPRQVYQGAQKRDYIDMVNR from the coding sequence ATGTCAGACAACAAAGTAATATTGAATTACGACGGTAATTCGTATGAATATCCAATTGTGGATAGTACTATCGGAGACAGAGGAATCGATATTTCAAAATTAAGAGATCAGACCGGTTTAATCACATTAGATTTAGGATATAAAAATACCGGGGCAACACTTAGTGAAATCACTTATTTGGACGGAGATAAAGGAGAATTATTCTACAGAGGATATCCGATCGAGCAAATTGCTGATAAATCGAACTTCACAGAAGTAATGTACCTTTTACTACAAGGTGAATTGCCAACTCAAGATCAGTACAATTCTTTCGAATCAAACATTAAAAAATATAATTTCGTAGCAGAGGAGATGAAGAAGATCATTGATGCTTTCCCTCGTTCTGCTCACCCTATGGGAGTTTTATCTTCTCTAACTTCCGCTTTAACGGCTTTTAACCCAAAAGCAGTTAATGTAAATTCCAAAGAAGAAATGGACCTTGCTGCAGAGCTGATGATTGCCAAATTCTCTCACCTTTGCGCGTGGACCTACAGAAAAACTCAGGGATTGCCGCTTAACCACGGTGATAACAGCCTGAATTATGTAGAGAACTTCTACAAAATGACTTTCAGAATGCCAAACCAGGAATTCGAAATCGATCCTGTAGTTGTTCAGGCATTGGATAAATTATTAATCCTTCACGCAGACCATGAACAAAACTGTTCTACTTCTACCGTAAGAATGGTAGGTTCTGCACACACCGGTCTTTTCGCTTCTGTTTCAGCTGGGGTTTCCGCTCTTTGGGGTCCGCTTCACGGAGGAGCAAACCAGGCCGTAATCGAAATGCTTGAGCTTATTGAAAAAGATGGTGGAGACGTAAACAAATGGGTAGCAAAAGCCAAAGATAAAAACGACAGTTTCCGTTTGATGGGCTTCGGACACAGAGTATACAAAAACTTTGATCCTAGAGCTAAGATCATTAAGAAAGCAGCTGATGATATCCTTAATGCACTAGGTATTCAGGATAAAGCTCTGGATATTGCAATGCAGTTAGAGAGAGTAGCTTTGGAAGACGAATACTTCGTGGAAAGAAAGCTATATCCGAATGTGGATTTCTATTCAGGAATTATCTACCGTGCATTGGGAATTCCTACCGAAATGTTCACCGTAATGTTTGCGTTAGGAAGACTTCCGGGATGGATCTCTCAATGGAAAGAGATGAGAATGAAAGGAGACCCGATCGGAAGACCGAGACAGGTGTACCAAGGCGCTCAGAAAAGAGACTATATCGATATGGTAAACAGATAA
- the eno gene encoding phosphopyruvate hydratase, producing MSYISYIEARQILDSRGNPTVEVDVFTESGAMGRAAVPSGASTGEHEAVELRDGGSEWMGKGVSKAVENVREVIAPELVGLPVFDQNLIDQIMIDLDGSNNKGNLGANAILGVSLAAAKAAAADLKMPLYKYVGGVNANTLPVPMMNVINGGSHSDAPIAFQEFMVMPVKADSFSHALRKGTEIFHNLKAILHSRGLSTAVGDEGGFAPTFTGTEDALDTLLQAIEKAGYKPGDDVMIALDCAASEFYKDGVYDYRKFQTPDAAQFTSSEQVSYLAELANKYPIISIEDGMQENDWEGWKMLTDKIGDRVQLVGDDLFVTNVERLSRGVKEGIANSILVKVNQIGSLSETMAAVQMAQNNRFTSVMSHRSGETEDSTIADLAVAMNCGQIKTGSASRSDRMAKYNQLLRIEEALGETAVFPGLDAFKIKR from the coding sequence ATGAGTTACATTTCTTACATAGAAGCGAGACAAATTTTGGATTCAAGAGGGAATCCTACAGTAGAAGTAGATGTATTTACAGAGAGCGGGGCGATGGGCCGTGCTGCTGTACCTTCCGGAGCATCTACCGGAGAACATGAAGCGGTAGAACTGCGTGACGGCGGTTCGGAATGGATGGGAAAAGGAGTTTCCAAGGCTGTAGAAAATGTAAGAGAAGTAATCGCACCTGAATTGGTAGGTCTTCCGGTTTTCGATCAGAATTTGATCGACCAGATTATGATCGATCTTGACGGATCCAACAACAAAGGGAACCTTGGAGCGAATGCAATTCTTGGGGTTTCTCTAGCAGCCGCTAAAGCTGCAGCCGCTGATCTTAAAATGCCTTTGTACAAATATGTGGGTGGTGTTAACGCCAACACCCTTCCTGTTCCGATGATGAACGTGATCAACGGAGGTTCTCACTCCGATGCACCGATCGCTTTCCAGGAATTTATGGTAATGCCGGTAAAAGCGGATTCTTTCTCTCATGCTTTGAGAAAAGGAACGGAGATTTTCCATAACTTAAAGGCGATTCTTCATTCAAGAGGCTTATCAACCGCAGTAGGTGACGAAGGTGGTTTTGCACCGACTTTCACAGGAACGGAAGATGCTTTGGATACTTTGCTTCAGGCTATCGAAAAAGCAGGTTACAAGCCTGGTGATGATGTCATGATCGCATTAGACTGTGCGGCTTCAGAATTCTATAAAGACGGAGTTTATGATTACAGAAAATTCCAGACGCCGGATGCTGCTCAATTTACCAGCAGCGAGCAGGTTTCTTACCTTGCTGAATTGGCAAATAAATATCCAATTATCTCCATCGAAGACGGAATGCAGGAAAATGACTGGGAAGGATGGAAAATGCTTACTGATAAAATCGGAGACCGTGTACAGTTAGTTGGTGATGATTTATTCGTAACGAACGTTGAAAGATTGTCTAGAGGCGTAAAAGAAGGTATTGCCAATTCGATCCTGGTAAAAGTAAACCAGATCGGTTCTCTTTCTGAAACGATGGCTGCCGTACAGATGGCTCAGAACAACAGATTCACTTCCGTAATGTCTCACAGATCAGGAGAAACGGAAGACTCTACCATTGCTGATCTTGCTGTAGCAATGAACTGCGGACAGATCAAAACAGGATCTGCTTCAAGATCAGACCGTATGGCAAAATACAACCAATTGCTGAGAATTGAGGAAGCTCTTGGTGAAACAGCCGTTTTCCCTGGCCTGGATGCTTTTAAAATCAAAAGATAA
- a CDS encoding sensor histidine kinase — MIIILKEELPQIIKSTYILAILIVLFFVTFIIFVVLMYNRKQLLYLKEQQLKESEHQNQLLQKELEKQKLIEKERERISHDMHDDLGAGISALKLQAEFLKQRAEDEDLKTDIDELLKTSEDMNLSMREMLWSLNSGNDTLGSFIDYAKSYAQNFLKKTTIVLHIENENVIAETSITTEQRRNLFLCLKESLNNAYKHSRSDRLTLAFIQHEKEFMMKISDNGVGIDPGKPKGNGLRNMKRRMQEQNGHCEVTTENGTHLFFRIEL, encoded by the coding sequence ATGATTATAATTTTAAAGGAAGAATTGCCGCAGATCATTAAGAGTACTTATATCTTGGCCATACTTATTGTACTTTTCTTCGTTACTTTCATCATTTTCGTTGTATTAATGTACAACAGAAAACAGCTTTTATATCTGAAAGAACAACAACTCAAAGAATCCGAACACCAAAACCAGCTTCTCCAGAAAGAATTGGAGAAACAAAAACTGATCGAGAAAGAACGGGAACGTATTTCCCACGATATGCACGACGATCTTGGAGCAGGAATTTCTGCCCTGAAACTCCAAGCGGAATTTTTAAAGCAAAGAGCCGAAGATGAGGACTTAAAAACCGACATCGATGAACTCCTAAAAACCTCCGAAGACATGAACCTCTCCATGCGGGAAATGCTCTGGAGTCTGAATTCCGGAAACGATACCCTCGGAAGCTTTATCGATTATGCGAAATCCTACGCACAGAACTTCCTCAAAAAAACAACGATTGTCCTTCACATCGAAAACGAAAATGTGATTGCTGAAACCTCCATCACCACAGAGCAGCGGCGCAATCTTTTTCTATGCCTTAAAGAATCGCTTAATAACGCTTACAAACACAGCCGATCTGACAGGCTTACCCTTGCCTTTATCCAACACGAAAAAGAGTTCATGATGAAAATTTCGGATAACGGAGTCGGTATTGATCCCGGTAAACCGAAAGGTAACGGCTTACGCAACATGAAACGCCGGATGCAGGAACAGAACGGGCACTGTGAAGTCACCACCGAAAACGGAACACACTTATTCTTCAGAATAGAACTGTAG
- a CDS encoding response regulator — translation MKIRIAIVEDEKNYNNALKKVIDYQHDMQVVAQFFDGREALQQLTNLSPDVVMMDIQLQDMLGIEIIEKLKKEMPSTQFIMCTSFEDNDKIFNSLKAGAMGYLVKGESMDKILSSIRDAYNGGAPMSFSIARKVLSHFERKLPEIQGFDTLTDREKEILELLSQGLLYKEIADKKFISIDTVKKHVGNIYRKLHVNNKVEAINKFNHFKN, via the coding sequence ATGAAAATTAGAATAGCCATTGTAGAAGATGAAAAAAATTACAACAATGCTTTGAAAAAAGTGATCGATTATCAGCACGACATGCAGGTAGTTGCCCAGTTTTTTGACGGACGCGAGGCTCTGCAGCAGCTCACCAATCTTTCTCCGGATGTGGTAATGATGGATATTCAGCTACAGGATATGCTGGGCATTGAAATTATCGAAAAGCTAAAAAAAGAAATGCCCTCCACACAATTTATTATGTGTACCAGTTTTGAAGATAATGATAAGATTTTTAATTCTTTAAAAGCAGGTGCCATGGGTTATCTGGTAAAAGGCGAAAGCATGGATAAGATTCTTTCTTCCATCCGCGATGCTTACAACGGCGGCGCCCCGATGAGTTTCTCTATCGCCCGCAAAGTCTTGAGCCACTTTGAACGTAAACTTCCCGAAATCCAGGGCTTCGACACGCTCACGGATCGGGAAAAGGAAATCCTGGAGCTTCTCTCCCAGGGATTATTATACAAAGAAATCGCCGACAAAAAATTCATCAGCATCGATACCGTGAAAAAACACGTCGGCAACATCTATCGGAAACTCCACGTCAACAACAAAGTGGAGGCTATTAATAAATTTAACCATTTTAAAAACTAA